GGACGGCGCTGCCCTCGGACTTCCGCTCTCTGGCGGAGGCGTACCCGGTGCTTGTCATCGATGATTTCCTCATGGTGTCCCTTCCGACGCCCGGCGCCGAGGCGCCATGGGCGTCCGAGTCCAGGGACGACGAGATCCTTCAGGATCTGTACGAGATGGGCGACACCGAGAACTACGTTCCCTACCCGCAGCCGGGAGGCCTGATCTCCTGGGCGTCGTCCCATTCGGGGGACGCCTTCTACTGGAGGACGAGCCCTGCGGATCCGGACGCATGGCCCGTGGTCGTCCGCACGGACAACGCCGACTGGATCGAGTTCCCAGTCGGTGCCGTCGAGTTCCTGGCCGGCGTGTACGGGCGCACCATCGACGTGCCGGGCATGCCCAGGAACTTCCCCGGCGACGACCCGAAGGTTCTGGGCCTGAGCGACCGCATCGACTGATCGGTCCGTTTCCGGCTGAGGTCCGTCAGCTATTGCTTCCCGGCGAAGTTGCCGGTGTCGGCCTCGGTGAGGATCTCCAGTTTGACCAGGCGTTTCCTGCATGACCGTGAAGAGCCGCTCCTGCGACAGGAACGTCGACGGCCGGCCTCCCCCACCCGACGCGGATCCGGGCGCGCGCCTCTCGGAAGCCTCCGGCCTGCCGGTGCCTGGTCCGGCGCGGGAAGTGCCGCCCGCGGCGGCTCCCCGCTTCACCGACTCGGAGAACGCCCGATCGGGACACGACTCGTTGCCCGGATGTCCGGCGGACGGGGGCGGGACGCCCGTTTCCGCGGTGCCCGGGCAAGCCCTCCTCCCGGGAGGCCTGCCCAGGGCGCGCAGCCTGCCGCTACTTCAGCAGGGTGCGGAACTCCTCGAAGTCGAGGACCCCGTCATGGTTCGCGTCGGCCGCCATGGCCTTCTTGACCTCCTCGGCGAGGTGCCCCTGAGCGCCCTCGGCCTTGAAGCCCTCGGCCAGTTCGACGATGTTGATGCGCCCGTCGCCGTCCGTGTCGATCTCGTCGAACAGCGCCCTGAGCTCGGCCTCGTTCATGACACAACCCTTTCGCGTTCACAGGCCCCGAAGGCCTACGTGACCCACCACCCTGCCACACCGGCAAGCTCGCGCCGCTCGCCGAGCATGGGCCTGCCGTCACACTCCGGCCGGGCAGGGCGCCCTTCGCAGCCGGTTTGCGGGGCGCAGGGGGCCCGCCCTTAGGGTCTTGCCCATGAGCTTGACAACCGGTCACAACGAGGGGGCCCTGCCCGGTCCGGCGGCATCGGCGCATGGCTGGCAGGCGCCGAGCGCGGTCGAGCGGGGACTGTACGAGGCGAAGGCGCGCGGCGACTGGCCCGCGTACTACGACCT
Above is a genomic segment from Streptomyces globosus containing:
- a CDS encoding EF-hand domain-containing protein, which codes for MNEAELRALFDEIDTDGDGRINIVELAEGFKAEGAQGHLAEEVKKAMAADANHDGVLDFEEFRTLLK